In Pseudovibrio brasiliensis, the following are encoded in one genomic region:
- a CDS encoding GNAT family N-acetyltransferase gives MVAARFVLYQAAAKLISEFEKNGFEILQGDSFADAAKALPKVKGGLTPHFAHSLNGQSKENAAWIGLRLPGEKKFCGFAAIRLEPLHGMVLSDFWASYWRLRYDDVNGNPVQMTDAQPEIAKRISGQVGYLGDLWIRPDLRKLGYARRLMEFAQLLAFDLWRLDWIYCWMRPADFLNGNGARWGWMVGQPDGIRFEVPARDFPEGLALCANPSYALTQLIEDIARDA, from the coding sequence ATGGTGGCGGCACGTTTCGTGCTCTATCAGGCAGCGGCTAAGCTGATTTCTGAGTTTGAAAAAAATGGTTTTGAGATTTTACAGGGAGATTCATTTGCAGACGCAGCCAAGGCTTTGCCGAAGGTCAAGGGAGGGCTTACGCCGCATTTTGCTCACTCTCTCAATGGACAGAGTAAAGAGAATGCCGCCTGGATAGGGCTCAGGCTTCCTGGTGAAAAGAAATTCTGCGGTTTTGCGGCAATTCGGCTGGAGCCGCTGCATGGAATGGTGCTCTCTGACTTTTGGGCATCTTATTGGCGATTGCGATATGACGACGTGAATGGCAACCCTGTGCAGATGACAGATGCTCAGCCTGAGATTGCGAAACGTATATCAGGGCAAGTTGGGTATCTGGGGGATCTTTGGATCAGGCCGGACTTGAGAAAACTGGGATATGCGCGAAGATTGATGGAGTTTGCGCAGCTTCTGGCTTTCGATCTCTGGCGTCTTGACTGGATCTATTGTTGGATGCGGCCTGCTGATTTCCTGAATGGAAATGGGGCACGTTGGGGATGGATGGTCGGCCAACCCGATGGTATTCGCTTTGAAGTTCCAGCGCGGGATTTTCCTGAAGGGTTGGCGTTGTGTGCAAACCCTTCCTATGCGCTTACTCAGTTGATTGAGGATATAGCGCGCGATGCTTGA
- a CDS encoding HlyD family secretion protein, producing the protein MLNVCALPIVAGWVAFCTPEPNLTAGYVEGEYLKLAPVELSEIAEVKVEEGELVKKGQLIAVLEASDATMKLAEAKAQLQQTLASLNDLKLGKRPEEIDVLNATLRSAQAQAKHSQNVYDRYQGLLTRKVISQAQFDEVETALLVAQARITELKAQLSVAKLPAREDQIAAAESQYEMAKAKVDLAEWLLEKRKIYAPEDAKVTDVFLHSGEMAGPTAPVASLLPVNSIKLHFYVPEEHYGQLRLGTKFNARCSGCTTLQALQITHIAEGPEFTPPVIYSLETREKLVYEIQAKPITTHSQLRPGQIFDVDLDSLQ; encoded by the coding sequence ATGCTTAATGTCTGTGCACTTCCCATTGTTGCAGGTTGGGTCGCGTTTTGTACGCCAGAACCCAACCTCACCGCTGGCTATGTAGAAGGAGAGTATCTCAAGCTTGCGCCGGTGGAACTCTCCGAAATTGCTGAAGTGAAGGTGGAAGAAGGAGAACTGGTCAAGAAGGGCCAGCTCATCGCCGTACTGGAAGCCTCAGATGCCACCATGAAGCTGGCTGAAGCCAAAGCACAGCTGCAGCAGACACTCGCCTCGCTCAACGATCTCAAACTCGGCAAGCGCCCGGAAGAGATCGACGTGCTGAATGCCACCCTGCGCTCAGCACAGGCGCAGGCCAAACACTCCCAGAACGTTTACGACAGATATCAGGGCCTCCTCACCCGCAAGGTCATCTCGCAGGCACAGTTTGATGAGGTGGAAACCGCCCTCCTCGTGGCACAGGCCCGTATCACCGAGCTGAAAGCCCAGCTTTCCGTCGCCAAACTGCCCGCTCGTGAAGATCAGATCGCCGCGGCTGAAAGCCAGTATGAAATGGCAAAGGCCAAGGTCGATCTGGCCGAATGGCTACTAGAGAAGCGTAAGATCTACGCTCCAGAAGATGCCAAGGTCACAGACGTATTCCTGCATTCAGGTGAAATGGCAGGCCCAACGGCGCCTGTTGCCAGCTTGCTGCCCGTCAACTCCATCAAGCTGCACTTTTACGTGCCTGAAGAGCACTACGGCCAGCTCAGGCTCGGCACGAAGTTCAACGCCAGATGCTCCGGCTGCACGACGCTGCAAGCCCTGCAGATCACCCATATTGCAGAAGGCCCAGAATTTACACCGCCTGTCATCTATTCCTTAGAGACACGGGAGAAGCTGGTCTACGAAATACAAGCCAAGCCCATCACCACGCATTCCCAGTTGAGACCCGGTCAAATTTTTGACGTTGATCTGGACAGCTTGCAATGA
- a CDS encoding CerR family C-terminal domain-containing protein — protein sequence MSNTPTPDELREALASDTPSAKTKRDLIESALYHFGHEGYAGTSTRSIAQTAKTNIASIAYHFDGKAGLKRACINFVAMAIGDVLSVILNRKLTDIENLSPEEARAKILEMIDRMITFTQTNKRAELVIGFMLKEVLHSPDEIDTLYHMLFEPLMDRVTALFSRATGQPVTSDELKLAIFAMIGQLLYIRLARPLVLKRMGWQAVGPDELAQIKAILTRSINALLDDLSKGPDHA from the coding sequence ATGTCAAACACCCCTACCCCTGACGAACTGCGCGAAGCGCTGGCATCTGACACGCCCTCCGCAAAGACAAAACGGGATCTGATTGAATCTGCCCTCTACCACTTCGGCCACGAAGGGTACGCCGGCACTTCAACCCGTTCCATCGCGCAAACAGCAAAAACAAACATCGCCTCAATCGCCTACCACTTTGATGGCAAGGCCGGATTGAAGCGGGCCTGCATAAACTTTGTCGCCATGGCCATTGGAGATGTACTCTCGGTCATCCTGAACAGAAAGCTCACGGACATTGAGAATCTGTCGCCAGAAGAAGCGCGCGCCAAAATTCTGGAGATGATCGACCGCATGATCACCTTCACCCAGACCAATAAGCGCGCAGAGCTGGTGATCGGCTTTATGCTGAAGGAAGTGCTCCACTCTCCTGATGAGATCGACACGCTCTATCACATGCTTTTTGAACCGCTGATGGACCGCGTCACCGCCCTCTTTAGCCGTGCCACCGGACAGCCTGTCACGTCGGATGAGCTGAAGCTCGCCATCTTCGCCATGATCGGCCAGCTGCTTTACATCCGTCTGGCCCGCCCATTGGTGCTCAAGCGCATGGGCTGGCAGGCCGTTGGCCCGGATGAGCTAGCGCAGATTAAGGCGATCCTGACACGCTCCATCAATGCCCTCCTCGATGATCTGTCGAAAGGCCCGGACCATGCTTAA
- a CDS encoding ABC transporter ATP-binding protein: MNAIEVTGLTKRFGDKLVVNNVSLKVKSGEIVGFLGPNGSGKTTSIRMMCGLLRPDEGHGQVLGYDLIKDRLLIKSQVGYMTQKFSFYEDLTIEENLSFVARLYNLKPVKKHTTETLEKLGLLSRRNQLAGELSGGWKQRLALAACTMHKPKLLLLDEPTAGVDPKARRDFWEEIHRLAADGMTVLVSTHYMDEAERCHRITYISYGELLADGSLHDVIADAGLHTYSLTGPNLERFIPELQNNKGVQQVAPFGNSQHVTGTDLQALKRALKPLEQHEDIQIEQSETNLEDVFIKFMSDSTDNMQ, encoded by the coding sequence ATGAACGCAATCGAAGTCACAGGTCTGACAAAACGCTTTGGCGACAAATTGGTCGTCAACAATGTCTCGCTTAAAGTCAAATCAGGTGAAATTGTTGGCTTCCTTGGCCCTAACGGCTCAGGCAAAACCACCAGCATCCGTATGATGTGCGGTCTGCTGCGGCCAGATGAAGGTCACGGTCAGGTGCTTGGCTACGATCTGATCAAAGACCGCCTGCTGATCAAAAGCCAGGTCGGCTACATGACGCAGAAGTTCTCATTCTACGAAGACCTGACCATCGAAGAGAACCTGAGCTTTGTGGCACGGCTTTACAATCTGAAGCCCGTCAAAAAACACACCACCGAAACGCTGGAAAAACTCGGCTTACTATCCCGACGCAATCAACTGGCTGGCGAGCTATCAGGGGGCTGGAAGCAGCGCCTTGCTCTGGCAGCCTGCACTATGCACAAGCCCAAACTGCTTCTGCTGGACGAACCAACCGCAGGCGTCGACCCCAAAGCCCGCCGCGACTTCTGGGAGGAAATCCACCGCCTCGCCGCTGATGGCATGACGGTACTGGTTTCCACCCACTACATGGATGAAGCAGAACGCTGCCATCGCATCACCTACATCTCTTACGGCGAACTTCTGGCCGATGGCTCCCTGCACGATGTCATCGCAGATGCCGGACTGCACACATACTCACTCACTGGCCCCAATCTTGAACGGTTCATTCCTGAGCTTCAAAACAACAAGGGCGTGCAGCAAGTTGCACCATTCGGCAACTCCCAGCACGTCACAGGAACAGACCTTCAGGCTCTGAAACGCGCGCTCAAACCGCTTGAGCAGCACGAAGACATCCAGATCGAACAATCAGAAACCAATCTGGAAGATGTCTTCATCAAGTTCATGAGCGACAGCACGGACAATATGCAATGA